One window of Desulfosoma sp. genomic DNA carries:
- a CDS encoding 4Fe-4S dicluster domain-containing protein, whose translation MPESIRERVMVRFERCVGCHSCELACRVAHSRSGSLAVAILEEPKPKRRIFVEQAAESPAPFLCRHCEDAPCVRCCPTGALRFDEASGLVVYGVDRCIGCHACVMACPFGVIQPGAGDLFVVKCDRCPDRDLPACVEACPTKALVLERDFLLDRRRRTVRRFVEAARTAGTEADFVATGSIGNP comes from the coding sequence ATGCCAGAAAGCATTCGAGAAAGGGTGATGGTTCGGTTTGAACGTTGCGTGGGATGCCATTCTTGCGAGCTGGCCTGCCGAGTGGCACATTCTCGAAGTGGCTCACTCGCAGTGGCAATTTTGGAAGAGCCAAAGCCGAAGCGGCGCATCTTTGTGGAACAGGCGGCCGAGAGCCCCGCTCCTTTTCTGTGTCGGCACTGTGAAGATGCCCCCTGTGTTCGATGTTGTCCAACGGGAGCCCTCCGTTTTGACGAAGCAAGCGGCTTGGTGGTTTACGGCGTGGATCGCTGCATCGGCTGCCATGCTTGTGTCATGGCGTGTCCTTTTGGCGTGATCCAACCGGGAGCTGGGGATCTTTTCGTGGTCAAATGTGATCGATGTCCCGATAGAGACCTGCCGGCATGTGTGGAAGCCTGCCCAACCAAGGCCCTTGTTTTGGAAAGAGATTTTCTGCTGGATCGACGTCGTCGTACCGTGCGTCGTTTCGTGGAGGCAGCCCGAACGGCGGGCACCGAAGCTGATTTTGTGGCAACCGGGAGCATCGGAAACCCATGA
- the cooS gene encoding anaerobic carbon-monoxide dehydrogenase catalytic subunit, with translation MLLKKAEIQARTITEDGQIFLQKAAQDGLETVWDRYEVQKPQCGFCELGLSCRNCSMGPCRIDPFGEGPQRGICGADADIIVARNLGRMIAAGSASHSDHGRDLVEVLRKVGEGYAPGYTIRSVEKLQKVAAEFGIASDGKTPSALAVELAYAMEEEFGTRKKALTFLARVPEKRRAIWNKLGITPRGIDRETSEMMHRTHMGVDNDWQSLLLHGLRNALSDGWGGSLIATEISDILFGIPQPVTSEVNLGVLKEDQVNIVLHGHNPIVSEMIYEAAQDSELLALASQKGAKGINLAGLCCTGNELLMRRGIPMAGNHLMTELALSTGLVDMMLVDYQCIMPSLGEIATCYHTLMISTSDKAKYPHMAHHEFHPETAQAKARELVRLAVENYARRIPAKIQPAPNAPTRMLAGFSVEAIVAALGGSVTPLIEAIKSGDIQGAVGVVGCNNPKIQHDSGHVTLTRRLIQNDILVVDTGCAAVAHAKAGLKVPEAATQAGPGLQRVCKALGIPPVLHMGSCVDNVRILNLAATLANTLGTDISDLPLAAAAPEWYSEKAVSIACYAVASGVFTVLGTPPPIFGSPKIVKLLTEDIEGLLGASFAVEPDPEKAAERIVNHIRQKRKALGL, from the coding sequence ATGTTACTTAAGAAAGCAGAGATTCAGGCGCGAACCATCACCGAAGACGGGCAAATTTTCCTTCAGAAGGCCGCTCAGGATGGTTTGGAAACGGTGTGGGACCGTTACGAGGTTCAAAAACCCCAATGCGGATTTTGCGAACTGGGGTTGAGCTGCCGTAACTGTTCCATGGGGCCATGCCGTATCGATCCCTTCGGAGAAGGGCCTCAGCGCGGTATTTGTGGAGCAGATGCGGATATTATTGTCGCGCGTAATCTCGGGCGCATGATTGCCGCAGGTTCGGCATCTCATTCCGATCACGGACGGGATCTGGTGGAAGTGCTCCGTAAAGTAGGGGAAGGCTACGCTCCAGGATACACCATTCGCAGTGTGGAAAAACTGCAAAAAGTGGCCGCGGAATTCGGCATCGCCTCAGATGGCAAGACACCGTCCGCCCTCGCGGTGGAACTTGCCTACGCCATGGAAGAGGAATTTGGAACTCGCAAAAAGGCTTTAACCTTTCTTGCTCGTGTTCCTGAAAAACGCCGAGCCATATGGAATAAGCTGGGCATCACGCCCCGAGGAATCGACCGGGAAACCTCGGAAATGATGCATCGAACTCACATGGGCGTGGACAACGACTGGCAAAGCCTCCTGCTCCACGGACTGCGTAACGCTCTTTCCGATGGTTGGGGAGGTTCCCTCATCGCCACGGAAATCTCCGATATTCTTTTCGGTATTCCCCAGCCTGTGACATCGGAAGTCAACCTAGGGGTTTTGAAAGAGGACCAAGTGAACATCGTCCTCCATGGCCACAATCCCATTGTGTCTGAAATGATCTACGAAGCGGCTCAGGATTCGGAACTTTTGGCTTTGGCTTCTCAAAAAGGCGCTAAAGGTATCAACCTGGCTGGGCTGTGCTGCACGGGCAATGAACTGCTCATGCGTCGCGGAATCCCCATGGCCGGAAACCATCTTATGACGGAACTGGCTCTCAGCACCGGTCTGGTGGACATGATGCTTGTAGATTACCAGTGCATCATGCCATCCCTGGGCGAAATCGCCACCTGTTATCACACACTGATGATCTCCACGAGCGATAAAGCCAAGTATCCGCACATGGCTCACCATGAATTCCATCCGGAAACGGCTCAAGCCAAAGCCCGGGAACTGGTCCGACTGGCAGTGGAAAATTATGCCCGTCGTATTCCGGCAAAAATTCAACCCGCACCCAACGCTCCCACGAGAATGCTCGCCGGATTCAGTGTGGAAGCCATTGTCGCCGCTCTAGGAGGAAGCGTGACACCACTCATCGAAGCCATCAAATCGGGAGACATTCAAGGAGCGGTTGGCGTCGTAGGTTGTAATAACCCAAAAATTCAGCACGATTCCGGCCATGTTACCCTCACACGACGCCTTATCCAAAACGACATCTTGGTGGTGGACACAGGGTGCGCAGCGGTCGCCCACGCCAAGGCGGGACTGAAGGTTCCGGAAGCTGCAACCCAAGCCGGCCCGGGTCTTCAGCGAGTATGCAAGGCTCTTGGCATTCCGCCGGTTCTGCACATGGGAAGCTGTGTAGACAATGTCCGCATTTTGAATTTGGCTGCCACATTGGCTAACACTTTGGGGACCGACATTTCTGATCTTCCTTTGGCTGCCGCAGCCCCTGAATGGTATTCGGAAAAAGCCGTTTCCATCGCTTGTTATGCGGTGGCTTCCGGTGTCTTTACTGTCCTCGGAACACCCCCGCCCATTTTCGGCAGCCCCAAAATTGTCAAACTGCTTACAGAAGACATCGAGGGACTGCTTGGAGCTTCTTTTGCCGTGGAACCCGATCCCGAGAAAGCGGCAGAACGCATTGTCAATCATATTCGGCAAAAGAGGAAAGCCTTGGGCCTTTGA